The Haloarchaeobius amylolyticus genome window below encodes:
- a CDS encoding rhodanese-like domain-containing protein has translation MSHEQGERRQQVALTKGYRDLVREARAAVRAYQPTEALARFGDDDVLFVDVRDGGELRRTGKIPGAIHASRGMLEFYLDPKSPHSIDAIDPAKELVFYSAGGSRAALAAQRAAEMGFPYVIMVEDGFDGWRRAGGPVQAVTVAN, from the coding sequence ATGTCCCACGAACAGGGGGAACGCCGCCAGCAGGTGGCGCTGACGAAGGGGTATCGTGACCTGGTCAGGGAGGCGAGAGCGGCGGTCCGGGCGTACCAGCCGACCGAGGCGCTGGCGCGCTTCGGCGACGACGACGTGCTGTTCGTCGACGTCCGGGACGGGGGCGAACTCCGGCGGACCGGGAAGATACCCGGTGCGATCCACGCCTCGCGCGGCATGCTGGAGTTCTACCTCGACCCGAAGAGCCCACACAGCATCGACGCCATCGACCCGGCGAAGGAACTCGTCTTCTACTCGGCGGGCGGCAGCCGGGCCGCCCTCGCCGCCCAGCGCGCCGCCGAGATGGGCTTCCCGTACGTCATCATGGTCGAGGACGGCTTCGACGGCTGGCGCCGGGCCGGCGGCCCGGTCCAGGC
- a CDS encoding DUF460 domain-containing protein — MSARTTALDAVIFGVDIQSGDVRGDAPSYALVVFDGDSVERDVVTYRKLRRRIDAETPAIVATDNMYELAEDKDDLVRFLGSLPDETRLVQVTGDEQPEPLSRVASRHGVPYGKDPMQEAEAAARLAAGNVGYEVSAFTDTTRVKVSRGRSTGKGGWSQDRYTRRIHGNVKKRAREVESTLDEAGLDYEVDVTEKYGGYSSAVFSVDAHPADIPLSRNRSGDTRIEIERERRDGIEFEPLAKRRDHVIVGVDPGTTTAVAIVGLDGQVLDVLSTRTADMAAVIEWVVERGRPVIVAADVTPMPNTVQRVRTSFDAVGWEPDSDLPIDEKQHRTREVGYDNDHERDALAAALFAYDDHEDQFARIAQKTPPRLDRGTVTAKVLAGEGGVEAVIAELTESEDEGEEEHEHDPRELTDEEKRIRDLERQVERLDEHVDSLESTIAEKDDRIDELEQELSEARRKERKEAKERRTVTRLERRNRALERDLEEKDEEIEALEGKLKRLKELWKLDHSNFADVSEKKKGLVPVKPVEKFTKDAIDAAHESYGLAKGDVVYLRDASGAGPSTAKKLVEHEPRVVIKDGGLSEAADEILFEHRIPVGPADDVAMQEVDELAVAREDDVKSVIADWEDRAEERKKDQKNEMVDQIISEHRAERGTGRY, encoded by the coding sequence GTGAGCGCCCGTACCACGGCCCTCGACGCCGTCATCTTCGGCGTCGACATCCAGAGCGGGGACGTTCGGGGTGACGCACCTTCTTACGCGCTCGTCGTCTTCGACGGCGACTCCGTCGAACGCGACGTGGTCACCTACCGGAAGCTCCGCCGCCGTATCGACGCCGAGACGCCGGCTATCGTGGCCACGGACAACATGTACGAACTCGCCGAGGACAAGGACGACCTGGTCCGGTTCCTCGGGAGTCTCCCGGACGAGACACGCCTCGTCCAGGTGACGGGTGACGAACAGCCCGAACCCCTCTCCCGCGTCGCCTCCCGGCACGGGGTTCCGTATGGGAAAGACCCGATGCAGGAGGCCGAGGCGGCCGCACGCCTCGCGGCCGGCAACGTCGGCTACGAGGTCAGCGCCTTCACGGACACGACACGGGTGAAGGTCTCGCGCGGTCGCTCGACCGGCAAGGGCGGCTGGAGCCAGGACCGATACACGCGGCGCATCCACGGGAACGTCAAGAAGCGCGCCCGCGAGGTCGAGTCGACGCTCGACGAGGCGGGCCTGGACTACGAGGTGGACGTGACCGAGAAGTACGGCGGCTACTCCAGCGCGGTGTTCTCGGTCGACGCCCACCCCGCCGACATCCCCCTCTCGCGGAACCGCTCGGGCGACACCCGCATCGAGATCGAGCGCGAGCGCCGCGACGGCATCGAGTTCGAACCCCTCGCGAAGCGCCGCGACCACGTCATCGTCGGGGTCGACCCCGGGACGACGACCGCGGTCGCCATCGTCGGCCTCGACGGGCAGGTGCTCGACGTGCTCTCGACCCGGACCGCGGACATGGCCGCCGTCATCGAGTGGGTCGTCGAGCGCGGTCGACCGGTCATCGTCGCCGCCGACGTGACGCCGATGCCGAACACGGTCCAGCGCGTCCGGACCAGTTTCGACGCCGTCGGCTGGGAGCCCGACAGCGACCTGCCCATCGACGAGAAGCAACACCGGACCCGCGAGGTCGGCTACGACAACGACCACGAGCGCGACGCGCTCGCGGCGGCCCTGTTCGCCTACGACGACCACGAGGACCAGTTCGCGCGCATCGCCCAGAAGACGCCGCCCCGCCTCGACCGCGGGACGGTCACGGCGAAGGTGCTGGCGGGTGAGGGCGGCGTCGAGGCCGTCATCGCGGAGCTCACCGAGTCCGAGGACGAGGGCGAGGAGGAACACGAGCACGACCCGCGCGAACTCACCGACGAGGAGAAGCGCATCCGCGACCTCGAACGGCAGGTCGAGCGCCTCGACGAGCACGTCGACTCCCTCGAATCGACCATCGCGGAGAAGGACGACCGTATCGACGAACTGGAACAGGAGCTCTCCGAGGCCCGCCGGAAGGAGCGCAAGGAGGCGAAAGAGCGCCGGACCGTCACGCGCCTGGAGCGCCGGAACCGGGCGCTCGAACGCGACCTCGAGGAGAAGGACGAGGAGATAGAGGCGCTGGAGGGCAAACTGAAGCGGCTCAAGGAGCTGTGGAAGCTCGACCACTCGAACTTCGCGGACGTCTCCGAGAAGAAGAAGGGGCTCGTCCCGGTCAAGCCGGTCGAGAAGTTCACGAAGGACGCCATCGACGCGGCCCACGAGAGCTACGGGCTGGCGAAGGGCGACGTGGTGTACCTGCGCGACGCCTCCGGGGCCGGTCCCTCGACCGCGAAGAAGCTCGTCGAGCACGAGCCCCGCGTCGTCATCAAGGACGGCGGACTGTCCGAGGCCGCCGACGAGATACTGTTCGAGCACCGCATCCCGGTCGGCCCGGCCGACGACGTGGCGATGCAGGAGGTCGACGAACTCGCGGTCGCGCGCGAGGACGACGTGAAGTCGGTCATCGCCGACTGGGAGGACCGCGCCGAGGAACGCAAGAAGGACCAGAAGAACGAGATGGTCGACCAGATCATCAGCGAGCACCGGGCCGAGCGCGGGACCGGGCGGTACTGA
- a CDS encoding HIT family protein, protein MDCVFCAIVADEAEATLLDETDETLAFAPLDPVSEGHLLVVPKAHHENLFDIPAASLRAVTDHAKDIATRLEAAAFDGVNLLHDTGVQQSVPHFHLHVAPRRADDGLDLWPDSGYESRGKEEDYAAVREALGATETE, encoded by the coding sequence ATGGACTGTGTCTTCTGTGCCATCGTCGCGGACGAGGCCGAGGCCACCCTGCTCGACGAGACCGACGAGACGCTCGCGTTCGCCCCACTCGACCCCGTCTCCGAGGGCCACCTGCTGGTCGTCCCGAAGGCCCACCACGAGAACCTGTTCGACATCCCCGCGGCGTCGCTCCGGGCGGTCACCGACCACGCGAAGGACATCGCGACCCGCCTCGAAGCGGCCGCTTTCGACGGCGTGAACCTCCTCCACGACACCGGCGTCCAGCAGTCGGTCCCGCACTTCCACCTGCACGTCGCCCCCCGCCGCGCGGACGACGGGCTGGACCTCTGGCCCGACAGCGGCTACGAATCACGGGGGAAAGAGGAGGACTACGCGGCGGTTCGGGAGGCGCTGGGCGCGACAGAAACAGAGTAG